From Coffea arabica cultivar ET-39 chromosome 10e, Coffea Arabica ET-39 HiFi, whole genome shotgun sequence, one genomic window encodes:
- the LOC113712818 gene encoding putative germin-like protein 2-1 has translation MGTPFLITIATMALLSSLAIASDPSPLQDFCVAINDPKTAVFVNGKICKDPKVVNANDFFFQGLNIPRNTANRQGSNVTAVNVNNLAGLNTLGVSLARLDFAPYGLNPPHTHPRATEVLFVLEGVLNVGFVTSNPPNNMKNQLFTKTLNPGDVFVFPEGLIHFQFNVGKTNAVAFAGFGSQNPGVITIANAVFGSDPLISADVLAKAFQVDKKVIDLLEAQFLK, from the exons ATGGGAACTCCATTCCTGATAACCATAGCCACAATGGCACTACTTTCATCCCTTGCTATCGCTTCTGATCCGAGCCCTTTGCAGGATTTTTGTGTTGCAATCAATGATCCCAAAACTGCTG TGTTTGTGAACGGAAAGATTTGTAAGGACCCAAAGGTTGTGAACGCCAACGATTTTTTCTTTCAGGGACTGAACATACCTCGAAATACAGCAAATCGACAAGGTTCTAATGTTACTGCTGTGAACGTCAACAATCTAGCTGGGCTCAACACTTTGGGAGTTTCCCTAGCTCGTCTCGATTTCGCTCCTTATGGCTTAAACCCACCCCATACTCATCCTCGTGCAACCGAGGTCCTATTCGTGTTAGAGGGCGTTCTTAATGTTGGGTTTGTCACTTCAAATCCACCAAATAACATGAAAAATCAACTCTTTACGAAAACGTTGAATCCAGGAGATGTTTTTGTGTTCCCTGAAGGTCTGATTCACTTCCAATTTAATGTTGGGAAGACGAATGCTGTTGCATTTGCTGGTTTTGGCAGCCAAAATCCAGGAGTCATTACTATTGCAAATGCAGTCTTTGGATCAGATCCTCTCATTTCTGCAGATGTTCTCGCCAAGGCATTCCAAGTCGACAAGAAAGTCATTGACTTACTTGAGGCACAGTTTTTGAAATGA